GGTCGTCCATCTGCTCGCGGGTCACCACCGAAATCGATTGCGGGGTTTTGCGCAAAGGCGTACCGGTTTTGGTCCCGGCGGCGCTCTCTTTCGCCACCACGCCGTTTAACGGCGCGGTGACGCTTTCCCGGTTTTCGGCGGTCACCGTCAGGGTGTCCTCTGCAGTGGCACTGCCCAACGGCAGCATCAGCAGGGAGGACGCGAATAAAAGACGGATGGACGTTTTTTCAGAGTGTATTGCCAGGCCTGGCCGTACCTGTTTTATAATCTTTTTGAACATGTTTAGTTCTCTTGTCTGGAACAAACTTTCAGGGGTCACCCCGTAAAGCCGCGGTTATGCGGAACTGATAAGCGCGACGAAAACAGAAAGCACCTTTGCCACTGCGAACGGCGGTACTTCTCTGCACCCCTTCCAGGAGAAAATCGTTATATCTACGGCACTTACCCTCCTCCCCTGGAAAGTTGGGCAGCATGTTATTGCAAATGCAAATTGTTCTCAATAATATTTGCATTAGCGTTATTTGATTTAAGCGTTCTGAATAAGTTGAAATCTAAGTAACATAATGTAACCAAAGGAAAACATCCGTGACGAAAAAATCATGGCCTCGCCCCTTACGACAGCCGTTCGGATGCGCAGCAGCATTGCTAGCAGCGGATAACGTCGGCACAGAGGCCTGGTGGCAGGAGCTGGCGCACATTGGCACGCCGCTGGTGGAAGAATTTTCCATCGATAAAGTGAAAATGAGCTATTTCTGGCGCGATCCGGCCGGCGATGAATCCCACTCCCCGGTGCGCCAGGTCTATGCCGATATCAACTGCGTCACCGACCACCACAGCCCGCAGCCGCAGAGCCTGCACCGCCTGGCGGGGACGGACGTCTGGCACTGGTCAACGGAGATCGACCCGCAGTGGCGCGGCAGCTACAGCCTGATCCCGGTGGGCGCGGCCCAGCTGCCTCCCGCTTTCAGTAGCGATGTGGAAACCCGGGCGCGGCAGCAGCGCGAGTGGTGGATGTCACTGTTCCCGTTCGCCCTCTCCGACCCGCTGAATCACAGCGCGCCGCACTATAACAGCCGCCATCACCCCCTTTCCGCCGCCCATATGCCGGGCGCACCGGATCAGTCCTCGTGGCACCTGCTGGACTCCGGCCATACGCCGCTGGCCGATGCCGGCCGCCTGCAGCAGTTCACATGGCAGAGCGATCGGCTGGGCAACGAGCGGCGCATCTGGCTTTACACCACCGGCCACACCGATACCCCGGAAACCCGACCGCTGGTGCTGATCCTGGACGGTCAGAACTGGGCGGAAGGCAGCCCGCTGTTCGCCGCGCTGGACAGCGAAACCGAAAGCGGCCATTTCCCGGCGGCGGCCTGGCTGTTTATTGACGTCATTAATATGGAATGGCGCGAGAAAGAGCTGCCGTGTAACCCGGCGTTCTGGCAGGCGGTAGAAGAGGAACTGCTGCCGCTGGCGCGCGCCCGCACGCCGTTCAGCGAGGAGGCGGATCGCACCGTGGTCACCGGGCAGAGCTATGGCGGGCTGGCGGCCACCTATGCCGGGCTGCATCGCCCGCACCGCTTTGGCCGCGTGCTCAGCCAGTCCGGCTCGTTCTGGTGGCCGAACATGCAGCTGATCCGCAATTTTGGCGAGCTGAAACAGCGCGAGATGGGCTGGCTGACCGCCCAGCTGATTCAGCGCGATCTTCCCGCCAGTCAACTGACCGTCTTTATGGAGGCAGGCAGTCGCGAAGGCGATATGGCCCCGCTCAGCGAGCAGATGCACGAGGCGCTGGTTGCCGCCGGGCATCGCACCTTCTTCCGCATCTTCTCCGGCGGCCATGATTCGCTGTGCTGGCGCGGCGGTCTGGTTGACGGCCTGCGCTGGCTGCTGGCGGATTTTGCTGACCCTCAGCACCCAGCCTGAACCGCCTGACCCCGGCATCGCGCCGGGGTCACATTTGTCTACCGCGCTAAGGCCTGCGCCTGATGATAGC
The sequence above is a segment of the Erwinia sp. SLM-02 genome. Coding sequences within it:
- the fes gene encoding enterochelin esterase translates to MTKKSWPRPLRQPFGCAAALLAADNVGTEAWWQELAHIGTPLVEEFSIDKVKMSYFWRDPAGDESHSPVRQVYADINCVTDHHSPQPQSLHRLAGTDVWHWSTEIDPQWRGSYSLIPVGAAQLPPAFSSDVETRARQQREWWMSLFPFALSDPLNHSAPHYNSRHHPLSAAHMPGAPDQSSWHLLDSGHTPLADAGRLQQFTWQSDRLGNERRIWLYTTGHTDTPETRPLVLILDGQNWAEGSPLFAALDSETESGHFPAAAWLFIDVINMEWREKELPCNPAFWQAVEEELLPLARARTPFSEEADRTVVTGQSYGGLAATYAGLHRPHRFGRVLSQSGSFWWPNMQLIRNFGELKQREMGWLTAQLIQRDLPASQLTVFMEAGSREGDMAPLSEQMHEALVAAGHRTFFRIFSGGHDSLCWRGGLVDGLRWLLADFADPQHPA